acgttcctacgcaatccatggtggagggtacataagattcggcctggccgaacttacggccgtatatacttgttttgtttaatatataccccgtatgggctaacttacaatttagaagacagtgttaaaaagttttacgataccttgccatcggcaagtgttatcgcaacccaagtaattcgattgtggatgacagcctttagtagaagttcctacgcaatccatggtggagggtacataagattcggcctggccgaacttacggccgtatatacttgttttgtttaatatataccccgtatgggctaacttacaatttagaagacagtgttaaaaagttttacgataccttgccatcggcaagtgttatcgcaacccaagtaattcgattgtggatgacagcctttagtagaagttcctacgcaatccatggtggagggtacataagattcggcctggccgaacttacggccgtatatacttgttatagtagggacagtaaaattaaataaggaggaaatagtgaaaaattaaacagtaaaatgtataaaaacaaagtttagttcctctttattaataagtagtccaaggggagttgacggacaatttcaaatataaaagcgggcattaagttcgagttttgcagctaaaacaattgaaaaagtttattttctttaaaatgaattattaaagaaaggtaaaaggcaaaacaaataaaattaattacaaaacacgaaaagttttaaatgcatttaaaatggcgttaaatgctagtaaaaaactgttcacgcctatataaatgtatgtgtatattataaaattgtttatgtatgtttattctcgactccacgttcttctttttttagagtttttgaattccttccaaaacttttatgccaaaaacagttttttgttacaaaattgttatttttgcaatacaaaaataatagtttatccaaaagctcagtccatttcgtttatatcaagcactgtttctgactgtaaatctttaataacccacatttcgaagtttcattataaaattttaatatagtataaatatagatgtgtaaataaaaaaatggtgttcggtcggagcagggattgaacccacgaccttttgcatgcaaggcagacatgctaaccactgctccacgtggccaacaaatgtaagtttatgttaaataatgttGTGTTTGCATGGGCACGTGGGCGCTGCATACTAtgttatataaatgtaacttataacgataattgtctactagtgactataacagctacgtagcccagtggatagtgtgttggcttacaaactgtatggtcctcgattcgattctccgtccaggtgaaaggtaaaatttaaaaaattataaaattgaaacatttcctcaacattatttgtatttcagaaaaagaactaaaaaatttcgtggaagtgaaaattatgtgagggaatgagcacaatcttctttcgggaaaattattccaagcatataatatttttgcaaaatatgtttggaacatatgttcgagaagcggtttttttttgagggtgtagaaatataaaaaatcataaacctattttgtcacaaaaggtgtttcagtaaaaaatttacttgtttcagtaaaaaatcctaaactgaaagcagtaagGATTAGTtcgttaactagaataaggcatagaattttactaatactgttttcttcgcgggGTACAAGAATTTActtctgaacaagaaaattttattcactgataacaaagcattcgtaaaaataaacatataccgaactaaaacaaagtttcctcaaattcagtaaaatttcttataaaatgataattctgacttcctttattatagaaagcttatcatacatacgaataacacttagcatagaaaaatattttatttcattcgtactaagaagtattctatCCTTTCAAAacgtaaggaaacacacttgttagaatataggaaattttcctatatttctttaatctacctgtaatcgatacctgtcatcgatgtaatcgatatatttgcgcgtgggttgttataccctgcgccacactgtggaacagggtattataagttagtgcatatgttttttagttggaatcgtgttgttatggtatacggagagtttGTTCAAACAATCATAATAATATAGTAaagtaatataataaataacaaataaaatataaatatatttgttataccctccaccataggatgggggtatattaactttgtcattccgtttacaacacatcgaaatattgctctaagacgccataaatatatattctgggtcgtggtgaaattctgagtcgatctgagcatgtccgtccgtccgtctgttgaaatcaccctaacttccgaacgaaacaagctatcgacttgaaacttggcacaagtagttactattgatgtaggtcagatcgtATAGCaaataccccccatataaaccgatcccaaaatttggcttgcggagcgtctaagagaagcaaatttcatccgatgcggctgaaatttggtacatggtgttagtatatggtctctaatgaccatataccatataattatatatagccccatataattatatatagccccatataaaccgatcacaacatttgacctccggagccgcttggaagaccaaaattcatctgattcagttgatatttggtacgtggtgttaataaatggcctcaaacacccatgcaaaaattggtcgaaatcggtcaataattatatatagcccccatataaaccgatccccagatttgacctcaggagccccttggaagagcaaagttcatccgattcggttgaaattgggtacgtgatgttagtatatggtatccaacaaccatgcaggaataggttcatatcagtccataattatatataacccccatataaaccgatccccagatttgacctacggtgccttttggagaagcaaaattcatccgatctggttgaaatttggtacgcggtggtagcatataatatttaacaaccaaaaatggtccatatcagtcccgatcccgagatttggttttggagcctcttggaggagcaaatttcatccgagtcagttgaaatttggtacattgtgaacaatcatgcctaactaggtccatatcggtctatagttatatatagccctcagataaatcgatctccaatcacacaaaaattggtccatatcaagttcatataagcgacccccatatttcaattctggctccctacgtaccgtgcaaaagtccatatctattcgtaattatttgtagacttacctacacataccttttttgtctaatatataccacgtgtggataactcacaatttagaaaacgatttaagataccacaaagtagtgcgattgtggatgacagtctttcgtagcagattctacgctatccatggtggagggtacataagattcggcctgggcgaacttacggccatatatacttgtttttttttttttttttttttttttttttttaattagtgagaaaatttttctttttttatacccaccaccataggatggggggtatattaactttttatacccaccaccataggataaagtatatatattctgggtcgtggtgaaattctgagtcgatctgagcatgtccgtccgtccgtctgttgaaatcacgctaacttccgaacgaaacaagctatcgacttgaaacttggcacaagtagttgttattgatgtaggtcggatggtattgcaaatgggccatatcggtctacttttacgtatagcccccatataaacggaccccaaaatttggcttgcgaggcctctaagagaagcaaatttcatccgatccggctgaaatttggcacatggtgttagtatatggtctctaacaatcatgtaaaaattggtccacatcggtccataattatatatagcccccatataaaccgatcccccgatttggcttgcgaggcccctaagagaagcaaatttcatccgatccggctgaaatttggtacatggtgtcagtatatggtctctaacaaccatgcaaaaattggtccacatcggtccataattatatatagcccccatataaaccgatcccccgatttggcttgcgaggcctctaagagaagcaaatttcatccgatccggctgaaatttggtacatggagttagtatatggtctctaacaaccatgcaaaaattggtcgacatcggtccataattatatatagcccccatataaaccgatcccccgatttggcttgcgaggccgctaagagaagcaaatttcatccgatccggctgaaattgtgtacgttatgttagtatatggtctataacaaccatgcaaaaattggtccacatcggtttataattatatataacccccatataaaccgatcaccagatttgacctccggaacctcttggaagaccaaaattcatctgattcagttgaaatttggtatgtggtgttaatatatggcctcaaactcccatgcaaaaattggtcgatatcggtccataattatatataggccccatataaaccgatccccagatttgacctccagagccccttggaagagcaaaattcttgccattcggttgaaatttggtacgtgatgttagtatatggtatccaacaaccatgcaggaattggttcctatcagtccataattatatataactcccatataaaccgatccccagatttgacctccggtaccttttggagaagcaaaattcatccgatctgcttgaaatttggtacgtggtggtagtatatgatatttaacaaccatgccaaaagtggtccatatcagtccataatcgtacatagccccatataaaccgatcccgagatttggttttggaacctcttggaggagcaaatttcatccgagtgagttgaaatttggtacattgtgctagtatatggtcgttaacaaccatgcctaactaggtccatatcggtctatagttatatatggccctcagataaatcgatccccaatcacacaaaaattggtccatatcaagttcataattgtatatagcccccatataagcgacccccatatttaaattcttgctctctacgtacaaaaagtccatatcgaatcgtaattatttgtagacttaactatacataacttttttgtctaatatataccatgtatggactaaatcacagtctttcgtagaagtttctacgcaatccatggtggtgggtacataagattcggcctggtcgaacttgcggccgtatgtacttgtttttaattcttgaaaacaaaaaatctatcaatgttcgtgatagtgtataaagaaagaaaacaccaacagaataacaaccccttcattcgtcttcattttgggaattttcaattatcaggtaacattcagtgacgctaaccatttgtgaaaaaatggaaattggaaatagtcgaataataaactaatatttcaaggccagtcgatgctgtcgattctaaagaaatatatttaatatattaatgaaacatgtcttttattgaagaaaaaaattcctatataaataaataaaattttatttaaaaacgaaggtaagcaattctaattttgaaataaagggTTTACCACAAATTTGTAAGTttggtccaaatgaatgaacattttattgaaaacggttcagatttagatatatatgtttttatgatttcgacaaaaatggtcaaaataccaacattttccttgtaaaatcgccactgcttagtcgaaaagttgtaaaaatgactctaattttcctaaacttctaatacatatatatcgagcgataaatcataaataaacttttgcgaagtttccttaaaatttcttcagatttaaatgtttcccatatttataccctctatcataggatgggggtatattaactttgtcattccgtttgaaatacatcgaaatattgctctaagaccccataaagtatatatattctgggtcgtggtgaaattctgagtcgatctaagcatgtccgtccgtccgtctgttgaaatcacgctaacttccgaacgaaacaagctatcgacttgaaacttggcacaagtagttgttatcgatgtaggtcagatggtattgaaaacgggccatatcggtccacttttacgtatagcccccatataaaccgatccccagatttggcttgcggagcctaaaacagaagcaaatttcatccgatccggctgaaatttggtacatggtgttggtatacggtatATATCCAGATTTCCAAAGTTCACATTTTTTAATGAGCACTTACAGTTTTAGAATCTCTCACTGATTGTAATAAAAACtgtgaaaaaagattttgaaaaacttttgccaaaaagttgCTCAACGCGGTTGAAGTCaggattttggcaattttcgaaaattttaaaggtatacgtacaaacaaaattttaaataatttattagtaaatataagaaatatctaAAAGCGCAATCTTTGAGCTAAATGCTCaagcaaataacaaaaaattcaaatttattgagCCGTTTGCTTGCTGTAGCCTCTGGAAATCaaaaaatgcagaaaatttccgcaattttttttttcaatgcattatattttttcgaaaaaaaaaaattatatacgtttgtatattttttatatattcttggaacaataaggtataaaaaaatgtaggttaagaatttttggatgtgtcattagtcgctaaaaaattaatttctttatgaaagGTCTCACTTAACCCATATGTGTTATTGTGAAATATCAGTCTATGAGCTAAAAGTCAAAGCAATAATAagatagattaaaatttttaaaaagtgccacatataactaaaagtaaaatatttaagtgagacctttcataaagaaattaattttttagcgactaaagggtgatacggtcaaaatttggtcaaggggaaacgcgtgtaaatcggtgaaatcgtttatttaaaaaatcaaattaaatttctttttcaagttcaattagtacaaaattcaggaaaaatattcagttaggctttcgcttttccaaatcagaattgccgggcctcacgcttgacacctgccatcagattttgtacagccaccttgtccaccttcttcgccgcagaaagccagtttgccttgaactgctgctcttccttagcagttttttggtcttctttaggttccgcttgacaatagcccagtatttctcaattgggcggggtctggcgtgttgggagggttcttgtccttgggaaccacctgcacgttgttggcggcgtaccactccatggcctttttaccgtaatggcaagatgccaaatccggccaaaccagtacggaacaaccgtgtttcttcaggaaaggcagcagacgtttattcaaacactctttcacgtaaatttcttggttgacagtcccggaagctatgaaaatgctgcttttcaagccacaggttcagatggcttgccaaaccagatatttctttgcgaactttgacagttttatgtgcttgaaaatatctgctacctttccccttccttttgccgtataaaactcctgtcagggaagctgcttgtagtcggctttgacgtaggtttcgtcgtccattaccacgcagtcaaacttcgtcagcatcgtcgtgtacagcctccgggatcgcgctttggccgtcgtattttgtttatcatcgcgatttggagtcactaccttcttgtaagtcgatagtccggctcgttttttggctcgatgcacggttgtagacgatacacccagcttatttgcggcatctcggagagagaggttagggtttcgcttgaaactaccggcaactctctttgtcgtctcagcggcttccggttttcgatttccccccgatccagacttcctggctgtcgacaaacgttccccaaacaatttaattacatttgtaacggttgatttggcaactttaagcgattttgccagctttgcgtgcgagtagctcggattttcgcgatgcgcgagcaaaattttgatacgctgctcttcttgcttggacggcattttgacaactgaagagtgaattccaaaatcaaaataggagcaacattctacacacacatatcttcaaaatgagggatgttcaggttttttaaatgcaaaattgaaagaaatacgtcaagtttatattgaccaaattttgaccgtatcaccctttaatgacacatccaaaaattcttaatctaaatttttttataacttattgttccaagaatatataaaaaatatgcaaacgtatataatttttttttcgaaaacatataatgcattgaaaaaaaattgcggaaattttctgcattttttGATTTCCAGAGGCGACGGCAAGCAAACGGCACAATAAATTTcacgttttgaattttttattatttgcttgaGCATTTAGCTCAAAGATTGCGCTTTtagatatttcttatatttactaataaattatttaaaattttgtttgtacgtatacatttcaaattttcgaaaattgccaaaatcctGACTTCAACCGCGTTGAGcaactttttggcaaaagtttttcaaaatcttttttcatagctcttattacaatcattgagaGATTCTAAAACTGTAAGTGCTCATTAAAAAATGTGAACTTTGGAAATCTGGACAGGTctaggacttacatacaatttagaagatggtgttaggaggttttaagataccttgccatcggcaagcgttaccgcaacttaagtaattcgattgtggatggcagtgtttagaagaagtttctacgcaatccatgatggagggtacataagcttcggcctggccgaacttacggccgtatatacttgttttttactaacattgtgttccaccctagtgcattagccgacttaaattttgagtctatagattttgtagaagtctatcaaattctgtccagatcgagtgatatttaaatgtatgtatttgggacaaacctttatatatagcccccaaaacatttgatggatgtgatatggtatcaaaagtttagatctacaaagtggtgcagggtataatatactcGGCCCCGCCCTcttaagactttccttacttgttttttactgtgtattaactttcttttaattctaGTGACATGTCTTTAATAGTGTTTAAATGTACGATTCGTCGAACAGTTGGTCACTCATACTTGTTAGTTTTGATCAAGAAGAAAACAATAACTAGAATTGttctaataaaaaaacgaatatttggctataacaaataaaaaccaTAACAAACAATGCACTTGAACTTGAATTAATAtgtttataagattttttttgctattattGAACAAAAAACGTGTAACAAAACACCGACAATATTTCCGGCCACAACTGAAAGTATCTGTCTGGAGCCATCATTCATAAGTGTTAGGTGGCAGTATATAATTCATCAAAAGCATAAAAGCATGACAATAGACCACGATGAGGAAGACCTACACTTGGCTaagacaccaaaaaaattcttttgtttattaaaaaaaaaaaaaaaaacaaaacaaagaatAAAGCAAAGGTATTAACAAAAATCATTGCGATTTATGTTGTATTggatatatttgtttagttttgaTGAACAACGTTAGGAAATTAAAATCAGTCATCTCCAATGGTTATGTTTATGATTTGATTTTGGACATCTTAAGTAGATTGGTTTCAATTTGACGATCTTTTCAATCACAATGTTAATGGAGCAGCCGGTTTTTTAATTGGTCGAAGTGTGAACTAAAACAATTTTGATAgttaaatttcatgtaaataaacaaaaatatttaacgtATAAATATTAAAGATAAACCATTCGATAAATCATAACACAAATCGTCTTTCATTACTCAAGTTGTTCGATCTCAAAAAGatggtatgtaaaaaaaacatatttttaaaagatttgCAATAAATAAGTGAAATTTACCATTCGATAAattgtgaaaatattcaaaaagtttTGATGGCAATATTTACAAAGCCATTAACGACCAAAAATACCACATTCGTTATAATCACAAAGTATTAGTGAATTCAGAGCTGATGCAAAGTTCTTTTGTAGTGTAAATACTTGTATATCCTCTACAAGGATTGTGCATGAGTAGGAttccagaaattaaaaaaatcgtttttcgAATTTAATGTGCAGTCTAAATATTTCAAACAAAGTTCGATTAATATCTGTAAaatcaaacaaatataaaaatgaatGGATGCGAAGACTTACCCAGacttgcccagcaaaaaaagagcttccaaaaaaggagTTTGGAGCCCCAATTTGTTATCCAGAATTAGTTTAACCTTGGATATTatctaatgaattttacatgggcttgtcataggacggaagtacttcgtTTTCGGATCCTTTTCATaacttgtgccttggaagttcaattgaatgaagaaattaaaaaaaaaaaacactttttcacatttaatttttatcaatatattttattacacttttataTTCTAATTATCTAATTTATACAATGAACCTGGAACGCCTTAGTTCACGCagacacaaacgccattgaacacgaagcatcgaaaagtcaattaaaatgtttgtgctatgatcgtaatatgacaccaaggcataacattctaactacatctcgagatgttctttattagtatgagtgaaaaaaaaataaaaacacaggcTCAAATTACACCAAcggcaaatttttttcacatattttttcgaaagattgttttttatattgtttatcgtttttattttgttactcgtatatttaaaaacatatttttccatttaaaaaagaaacttttgcaatttgtaaaactttctaaagagaaCTTGCATgcatgcagagaaggaatatgatcacttcaaacatgtttcaagagcaaaatgttatttttgtatggtgaccatgtaacatgtttgccactaaaatgttattttctcgtcaaatataacctgcttgccgaaatcagatacatgatttccgaaaaATAACacagttgcgaaaaccatgctgCATGGTCACCaccgaaaaataacattttgctcttaaaacatgtttgcggtgatcatattccttctctgggtgtggaagtgaaaaagtgaaCTAGCTCAGGTTAAAATCCTGTGCTAGTCCCCGGGATGCTCTTAaacagaaatgtttgtggaataactttcaaaatttttactgggATGCCGCATTGAAATTTCAAGtacatcgaaaaaaaaaatagaacttCTATGTCCTCATTctctcggaaatcgatatttcgatgtgttgaatGTTAACCTTATTATGCCCCATCACCATCCTACAGTGGTGGatgtaaaaaattatctatatcgattacttatttatattgaattccTTTCTAATTTGTTTCAGAGATTCTTCATTTTTGCCTTTGCTGCCATAGCAGCTGCGTCAGCAGCTTCTATATCCAGTGAATATTTGACACCGGTTGAGGATAATAGCCTGGTAACCCAGGAGTATATTCCACCTAATTCTAATGTCGAACCTGCAGAATTATCCGATGATGGCTATCGTTACCAAGTCGTGCGTAAGCTTAGGTTAAGAAATCGCCGTGACGTCAACGAATTGCCTAGTGGTGAATATTTGCCACCCGCTAAACAAATTGCTGTGGAAGATGCTTCCGCAACGCAACAAGAGGTTGTTGTTGAAAATGTACCTGAACAAGGAGTTGCTCCCGTCGAGGCTGTTGCTGTTGAAGCACCCATTGAAGGTGCTTCCCAAGAGACCTCTGTTTTGGCCAACGATGGTTATCGTTATAAGACTGTACGTCGCATCAAATACCGTCATCGCCGTGATGTCAATGAATTGGCTTCCAACGAATACTTGCCCCCAGTTGCCACAACCCAACAGGAAGTAGCAGTTGAATCAGTGCCAGATCAAACGCAAATTGTTGAAGAAGTTTCCCCTGCCGCAGTTCCCGAAGAAACAGTTGCTCAAGAAAGTTCAGTTTTAGCTAATGATGGTTACCGCTACAAAACCGTTCGCCGCATCAGATACAGACAACGTCGTGATGTCAGCGAATTGGCCAACAACGAATACTTGCCTCCTCATGCGGATGCTCaacaagaaaatgttgttgtcGAAGCTATTCCAGAACAAAGCATTGTTGCCGATGTTCCCGAAGAAACAGTTTCTCAAGAAAGTGCTGTTTTAGCCAATGATGGTTACCGCTACAAAACTGTGCGTCGTATCAGATACAGACAACGTCGTGATGTCAGTGAATTGGCCAGCAACGAGTACTTGCCTCCTCATGCCGCTGCCcaacaagaaaatattgttgTCGAAGCTGCTCCAGAACAAACCACTGTCGTAGAAGATGTTACTCCCACTCAAGTCCCTGTAGATGCTGCTTCTCAAGAGTCCTCTGCCTTGGCTTCTGATGGTTACCGTTATAAGACTGTTCGCCGTATCAGATACCGTTATCGTCGTGATGTCAATGAATTGCCTGAATACTTGCCCCCAGTGGCCGCTACCAAAGTGGAAGATGTTGCTGTTGAAGCTGCTCCCGAACAAACAATTGTTGTAGAAGAAGTAGCTCCCGAACAAACTGTAGATGCTTCTACAGGCACTCTTCAAGACGGTACTACCCTTGCCTCTGATGGTTACCGTTATAAGACAGTTCGTCGTATCAGATACCGTCATCGTCGCGATGTTAATGAATTGGTCAACAACGAATATTTGCCCCCTGTAGCTGCTAGTCAACATGA
This is a stretch of genomic DNA from Haematobia irritans isolate KBUSLIRL chromosome 4, ASM5000362v1, whole genome shotgun sequence. It encodes these proteins:
- the LOC142234262 gene encoding uncharacterized protein LOC142234262; amino-acid sequence: MRFFIFAFAAIAAASAASISSEYLTPVEDNSLVTQEYIPPNSNVEPAELSDDGYRYQVVRKLRLRNRRDVNELPSGEYLPPAKQIAVEDASATQQEVVVENVPEQGVAPVEAVAVEAPIEGASQETSVLANDGYRYKTVRRIKYRHRRDVNELASNEYLPPVATTQQEVAVESVPDQTQIVEEVSPAAVPEETVAQESSVLANDGYRYKTVRRIRYRQRRDVSELANNEYLPPHADAQQENVVVEAIPEQSIVADVPEETVSQESAVLANDGYRYKTVRRIRYRQRRDVSELASNEYLPPHAAAQQENIVVEAAPEQTTVVEDVTPTQVPVDAASQESSALASDGYRYKTVRRIRYRYRRDVNELPEYLPPVAATKVEDVAVEAAPEQTIVVEEVAPEQTVDASTGTLQDGTTLASDGYRYKTVRRIRYRHRRDVNELVNNEYLPPVAASQHEEIVSEAVPEQSTFVVETIPEKDIVVAEAPFVSASQDSAILANDGYRYKTVRRIRYRHRRDVSELAHNEYLPPVEASTRNEEVVESFPEHITVVEETVPEQSSAVVQAPSEEISQDSAVLTNDGYRYKTVRRIRYRHRRDVNELSSNEYLPPNAATQQQEVFVEAAPQETAVVEEVLPEQSVGVSESAPQDSTILATDGYRYKTIRRIRYRHRRDVSELPINQYLPPAEAQTQEIVNIVSVPEESSSVLADDGYRYKAVHKLKHRRH